A genomic stretch from Theobroma cacao cultivar B97-61/B2 chromosome 4, Criollo_cocoa_genome_V2, whole genome shotgun sequence includes:
- the LOC18601843 gene encoding GPI mannosyltransferase 1 isoform X2 codes for MNSLNINSIFLISAIFRVGLILYGEWQDAHMEVRYTDVDYLVFSDASSLMASGHSPYKRTTYRYSPLLAFLLIPNSFLSASWGKFLFSTSGKVVQAACWYGLVVHFRIYPIIYALPIIFFLDPRFFQSGMKPLLCDWTSAHGKTPQINSEVTDQCDIWLAFKSIFTRSRILFGLVSGSVFLFCTGFFFYLYGWEFLHEALLYHLTRTDPRHNFSIYFYHIYLNYERELSVLEKLISFLPQFIVQLVLIFCFAKDLLFCFFVQTVAFVAFNKVITAQYFVWFFCLLPLILPWSNMKLKWQGLCCILLWIGAQSLWLMWGYLLEFKGKNVFLQLWMASLLFLAANTLILIMLTRHHNFSPVFRRHAGSKRASKRD; via the exons atgaattcacttAACATCAACTCAATTTTCCTCATATCGGCAATTTTCCGCGTGGGTTTAATCCTGTATGGAGAATGGCAAGATGCCCATATGGAAGTTAGATACACGGATGTAGATTACCTTGTTTTCTCAGATGCCTCTTCTTTAATGGCTTCTGGTCATTCTCCTTATAAAAGAACTACTTACCGTTATTCGCCTTTActtgcttttcttttaattcccaactcttttctttctgcttCCTGGGGCAAGTTTCTCTTCTCAACTTCAG gTAAAGTAGTACAAGCTGCATGTTGGTATGGTCTTGTTGTTCACTTCAGAATTTATCCCATAATCTATGCACTTCCCATCATCTTTTTTCTTGATCCACGCTTTTTCCAATCTGGTATGAAGCCGTTGCTTTGTGATTGGACCTCTGCTCATGGAAAGACTCCTCAAATCAATTCAGAAGTGACCGATCAGTGTGACATATGGCTTGCATTTAAAAGCATATTCACGAGGTCAAGAATTTTGTTTGGTCTGGTTTCAGGGAGTGTTTTCCTCTTTTGTACtggttttttcttctatttatatGGATGGGAATTCCTGCACGAGGCATTGCTTTACCATCTTACTCGCACAGATCCAAGACACAATTTTTCCATCTATTTCTACCATATCTATCTTAACTATGAACGTGAGCTCTCGGTTCTGGAAAAGCTCATCTCCTTTTTGCCTCAATTTATAGTGCAGCTGGTTCTTATTTTCTGCTTTGCAAAGGATCTCCTATTCTGCTTTTTTGTACAGACAGTGGCATTTGTAGCATTCAATAAG GTAATCACAGCACAATATTTTGTATGGTTCTTTTGCCTGTTACCTCTTATTTTGCCATGGAGCAATATGAAGCTTAAATGGCAGGGCCTATGTTGCATTCTTTTATGGATTGGGGCTCAAAGCCTTTGGTTGATGTGGGGTTATCTGCTGGAGTTTAAAGGCAAGAATGTCTTTCTACAGCTTTGGATGGCAAGCTTGCTTTTTCTGGCTGCTAATACTTTGATCTTGATCATGCTTACCCGGCACCATAACTTCTCTCCAGTATTTAGACGGCATGCAGGTTCAAAGAGAGCATCAAAGCGTGACTGA
- the LOC18601842 gene encoding uncharacterized protein LOC18601842 isoform X1 → MSVSCGVECVVLLGCSRWAWKRCTYVGSHDSESWPLATPDEFEPVPRVCRLILAVYETDLKNPQFPPEGGYRLNPDWVLKRVTYEQTSGRAPPYIIYADHDRKEIVLAIRGLNLAKDSDYKLLLNNRLGMQMFDGGYVHHGLLKSAVWLLNEESETLKRVWEETGKEYEMIFAGHSLGSGVAALLTVVVVNHRNSLGGIPRSKVRCYAMAPARCMSLNLAVKYADVIHSIVLQDDFLPRTATPLEDIFKSIFCLPCLLFLVCLRDTFIPEGRKLRDPRRLYAPGRMYHIIERKFCRCGRFPPEVRTAIPVDGRFEHIVLSCNATSDHGIIWIEREAEKAVEIMRGKKSETITVPPKIQKLERLQTIEKEHKDALERAVSLNIPHAVSTADEPTENRETEAELAETNEADTPEVRSESSSRGTNWDEAVEKLFTRSESGTLILTKETDTPQ, encoded by the exons ATGTCAGTGTCTTGCGGTGTTGAATGTGTAGTTCTGCTCGGCTGTTCCCGTTGGGCATGGAAACGCTGCACCTACGTTGGTTCACACGACAGTGAAAGCTGGCCATTAGCTACGCCCGACGAGTTCGAACCTGTCCCACGAGTCTGCCGTTTGATCCTAGCCGTCTACGAAACTGATCTCAAAAACCCCCAGTTCCCGCCCGAAGGCGGCTACCGTCTCAACCCAGACTGGGTCTTGAAGCGGGTCACCTACGAACAGACCAGCGGTCGTGCTCCCCCTTACATCATCTACGCCGACCACGACAGGAAGGAAATCGTGTTAGCAATCAGGGGGCTCAACCTCGCCAAAGATAGTGACTATAAATTGCTTTTGAATAACCGGTTGGGAATGCAGATGTTCGACGGGGGTTATGTTCATCACGGCCTGTTGAAATCGGCGGTTTGGTTGTTGAATGAGGAGAGTGAGACGTTGAAGAGAGTTTGGGAAGAGACAGGGAAGGAATATGAGATGATTTTTGCTGGACACTCGTTGGGGTCCGGCGTGGCAGCGTTGCTGACGGTTGTGGTGGTTAATCACAGGAATAGTTTGGGTGGGATTCCGAGAAGTAAGGTTAGGTGTTACGCGATGGCGCCGGCGAGGTGTATGTCACTTAACTTGGCTGTTAAGTATGCTGATGTTATTCACTCTATTGTGTTGCAG gatgatttcttgcccagaACAGCCACCCCCTTGGAGGATATATTCAAGTCAATATTCTG TTTGCCCTGCTTGTTATTTCTTGTTTGCTTGAGGGATACCTTCATACCAGAAGGTAGAAAACTTAGAGATCCAAGAAGGCTTTATGCACCTGGACGAATGTATCATATTatagagagaaaattttgcaG ATGCGGGAGGTTTCCTCCGGAAGTCAGAACAGCCATTCCTGTAGATGGGAGGTTTGAACATATTGTCTTATCTTGTAATGCAACATCTGATCATGGAATAATCTGGATAGAAAGGGAAGCAGAGAAGGCTGTAGAG ATTATGAGGGGAAAAAAATCAGAGACGATAACTGTTCCCCCCAAAATACAGAAACTGGAGAGGTTGCAGACCATTGAAAAAGAACACAAAGATGCATTGGAGAGAGCTGTCAGTTTGAATATACCTCATGCTGTATCGACAGCAGATGAGCCTACAGAGAACAGGGAAACCGAAGCAGAGCTTGCTGAAACCAACGAAGCAGATACCCCAGAAGTCAGGTCTGAGTCAAGTTCTAGAGGGACTAACTGGGATGAGGCGGTTGAAAAATTGTTCACAAGGAGTGAGTCAGGCACCCTAATTCTAACGAAGGAAACCGATACCCCCCAATAG
- the LOC18601842 gene encoding uncharacterized protein LOC18601842 isoform X2, whose amino-acid sequence MSVSCGVECVVLLGCSRWAWKRCTYVGSHDSESWPLATPDEFEPVPRVCRLILAVYETDLKNPQFPPEGGYRLNPDWVLKRVTYEQTSGRAPPYIIYADHDRKEIVLAIRGLNLAKDSDYKLLLNNRLGMQMFDGGYVHHGLLKSAVWLLNEESETLKRVWEETGKEYEMIFAGHSLGSGVAALLTVVVVNHRNSLGGIPRSKVRCYAMAPARCMSLNLAVKYADVIHSIVLQDDFLPRTATPLEDIFKSIFCLPCLLFLVCLRDTFIPEGRKLRDPRRLYAPGRMYHIIERKFCRCGRFPPEVRTAIPVDGRFEHIVLSCNATSDHGIIWIEREAEKAVEFCEINIGTHYDEIFQHIVSCTLIFCCQ is encoded by the exons ATGTCAGTGTCTTGCGGTGTTGAATGTGTAGTTCTGCTCGGCTGTTCCCGTTGGGCATGGAAACGCTGCACCTACGTTGGTTCACACGACAGTGAAAGCTGGCCATTAGCTACGCCCGACGAGTTCGAACCTGTCCCACGAGTCTGCCGTTTGATCCTAGCCGTCTACGAAACTGATCTCAAAAACCCCCAGTTCCCGCCCGAAGGCGGCTACCGTCTCAACCCAGACTGGGTCTTGAAGCGGGTCACCTACGAACAGACCAGCGGTCGTGCTCCCCCTTACATCATCTACGCCGACCACGACAGGAAGGAAATCGTGTTAGCAATCAGGGGGCTCAACCTCGCCAAAGATAGTGACTATAAATTGCTTTTGAATAACCGGTTGGGAATGCAGATGTTCGACGGGGGTTATGTTCATCACGGCCTGTTGAAATCGGCGGTTTGGTTGTTGAATGAGGAGAGTGAGACGTTGAAGAGAGTTTGGGAAGAGACAGGGAAGGAATATGAGATGATTTTTGCTGGACACTCGTTGGGGTCCGGCGTGGCAGCGTTGCTGACGGTTGTGGTGGTTAATCACAGGAATAGTTTGGGTGGGATTCCGAGAAGTAAGGTTAGGTGTTACGCGATGGCGCCGGCGAGGTGTATGTCACTTAACTTGGCTGTTAAGTATGCTGATGTTATTCACTCTATTGTGTTGCAG gatgatttcttgcccagaACAGCCACCCCCTTGGAGGATATATTCAAGTCAATATTCTG TTTGCCCTGCTTGTTATTTCTTGTTTGCTTGAGGGATACCTTCATACCAGAAGGTAGAAAACTTAGAGATCCAAGAAGGCTTTATGCACCTGGACGAATGTATCATATTatagagagaaaattttgcaG ATGCGGGAGGTTTCCTCCGGAAGTCAGAACAGCCATTCCTGTAGATGGGAGGTTTGAACATATTGTCTTATCTTGTAATGCAACATCTGATCATGGAATAATCTGGATAGAAAGGGAAGCAGAGAAGGCTGTAGAG TTTTGCGAGATCAACATTGGAACCCATTATGATGAAATTTTCCAGCACATTGTCTCATGTACCCTTATCTTTTGCTGCCAATGA
- the LOC18601843 gene encoding GPI mannosyltransferase 1 isoform X1 yields MNSLNINSIFLISAIFRVGLILYGEWQDAHMEVRYTDVDYLVFSDASSLMASGHSPYKRTTYRYSPLLAFLLIPNSFLSASWGKFLFSTSDLLVGLFIRIILKQRKVPEDLCTYSVLLWLFNPFTFTIGTRGNCEPIVCAMILWIVICLMNGKVVQAACWYGLVVHFRIYPIIYALPIIFFLDPRFFQSGMKPLLCDWTSAHGKTPQINSEVTDQCDIWLAFKSIFTRSRILFGLVSGSVFLFCTGFFFYLYGWEFLHEALLYHLTRTDPRHNFSIYFYHIYLNYERELSVLEKLISFLPQFIVQLVLIFCFAKDLLFCFFVQTVAFVAFNKVITAQYFVWFFCLLPLILPWSNMKLKWQGLCCILLWIGAQSLWLMWGYLLEFKGKNVFLQLWMASLLFLAANTLILIMLTRHHNFSPVFRRHAGSKRASKRD; encoded by the exons atgaattcacttAACATCAACTCAATTTTCCTCATATCGGCAATTTTCCGCGTGGGTTTAATCCTGTATGGAGAATGGCAAGATGCCCATATGGAAGTTAGATACACGGATGTAGATTACCTTGTTTTCTCAGATGCCTCTTCTTTAATGGCTTCTGGTCATTCTCCTTATAAAAGAACTACTTACCGTTATTCGCCTTTActtgcttttcttttaattcccaactcttttctttctgcttCCTGGGGCAAGTTTCTCTTCTCAACTTCAG ATTTACTTGTTGGGTTGTTTATCCGTATCATATTGAAGCAGCGTAAGGTACCTGAAGACCTGTGCACGTATTCTGTGTTGTTATGGCTTTTCAACCCTTTTACCTTTACAATTGGAACTCGAGGAAACTGTGAACCTATTGTCTGTGCCATGATTTTGTGGATTGTTATCTGTCTTATGAATG gTAAAGTAGTACAAGCTGCATGTTGGTATGGTCTTGTTGTTCACTTCAGAATTTATCCCATAATCTATGCACTTCCCATCATCTTTTTTCTTGATCCACGCTTTTTCCAATCTGGTATGAAGCCGTTGCTTTGTGATTGGACCTCTGCTCATGGAAAGACTCCTCAAATCAATTCAGAAGTGACCGATCAGTGTGACATATGGCTTGCATTTAAAAGCATATTCACGAGGTCAAGAATTTTGTTTGGTCTGGTTTCAGGGAGTGTTTTCCTCTTTTGTACtggttttttcttctatttatatGGATGGGAATTCCTGCACGAGGCATTGCTTTACCATCTTACTCGCACAGATCCAAGACACAATTTTTCCATCTATTTCTACCATATCTATCTTAACTATGAACGTGAGCTCTCGGTTCTGGAAAAGCTCATCTCCTTTTTGCCTCAATTTATAGTGCAGCTGGTTCTTATTTTCTGCTTTGCAAAGGATCTCCTATTCTGCTTTTTTGTACAGACAGTGGCATTTGTAGCATTCAATAAG GTAATCACAGCACAATATTTTGTATGGTTCTTTTGCCTGTTACCTCTTATTTTGCCATGGAGCAATATGAAGCTTAAATGGCAGGGCCTATGTTGCATTCTTTTATGGATTGGGGCTCAAAGCCTTTGGTTGATGTGGGGTTATCTGCTGGAGTTTAAAGGCAAGAATGTCTTTCTACAGCTTTGGATGGCAAGCTTGCTTTTTCTGGCTGCTAATACTTTGATCTTGATCATGCTTACCCGGCACCATAACTTCTCTCCAGTATTTAGACGGCATGCAGGTTCAAAGAGAGCATCAAAGCGTGACTGA